One region of Vigna angularis cultivar LongXiaoDou No.4 chromosome 10, ASM1680809v1, whole genome shotgun sequence genomic DNA includes:
- the LOC108335974 gene encoding uncharacterized protein LOC108335974 isoform X4: MWFATSSPSFLLFLPTTIPSLPHSLRPLSLPRRPLSASLSWAPPSADQSDDFRGWALPEAPAQTDNKVAVFPSYAVVGFGTSLALLLACFAASRKGFDFRFARPLQGMWSDVETRRCQNDTPEFDVSGGSKSTASEASTEDVPDTLTETAVEKPERVVIAVSVDSTQEEALSVLKSLKIIEDDVEANELCTRRELARWLVKLNSSLERNPKHKIAPIVSLSGSVVIAFDDIGIDDPDFKSIQVLAEAGVIPSKLSWNNSSGSDGLESMHFFPDRFISRQDLIDWRAQLEYDFFSGVTDQISIKKAGYMDVKRVTSPAVYVDMLAGDRSILRTVFGQSKRFQPNKPSTIAQAAVALTSGRMKEAISAELLRIEAEHSSRQAEAEEIRSELLSRGDIQRFWDEKLNDEKNRGLDVERLYHMEVKNLEEEEINQDKLYTEYLKEKSAMDCQKQLLLSLKKEVDEISEKVASERVRYVDERLVVQNLLKDLEFKLEELLDTKSTLEAEKEALQILRSWVEDEARRSQARAAVLEEVGRRWKWDDQA, encoded by the exons ATGTGGTTCGCAACATCCTCCCCTTCCTTCCTTCTCTTCCTTCCCACCACCATCCCTTCTCTTCCCCATTCCCTCCGCCCCCTCTCCCTCCCTCGCCGCCCCCTTTCCGCCTCCCTCTCTTGGGCGCCTCCGTCCGCCGACCAGTCCGATGACTTCCGCGGTTGGGCCCTCCCGGAGGCTCCTGCCCAAACCGACAACAAAG TTGCAGTGTTTCCTTCTTATGCAGTTGTGGGCTTCGGCACTTCACTCGCTCTTCTACTCGCTTGTTTTGCTGCTTCCAGGAAAG GTTTTGATTTTCGATTCGCGAGGCCGTTGCAAGGGATGTGGAGTGACGTGGAGACTCGGCGTTGTCAAAACGACACCCCGGAGTTTGACGTTTCTGGTGGGAGCAAGTCAACGGCGTCCGAGGCCAGCACGGAGGACGTGCCTGATACCCTTACGGAAACTG CTGTAGAAAAACCTGAACGAGTTGTGATCGCGGTTTCTGTGGATTCTACCCAAGAAGAAGCATTGTCAGTCTTAAAGTCACTGAAG ATAATTGAAGATGACGTGGAAGCCAATGAACTGTGTACCAGAAGAGAATTAGCTAGATGGCTAGTTAAATTGAATTCATCCTTGGAAAG GAATCCTAAACACAAGATTGCTCCTATAGTATCACTTTCTGGGTCTGTAGTCATTGCATTTGATGATATTGGTATTGATGACCCGGACTTCAAATCCATACAAG ttTTAGCAGAAGCCGGTGTGATCCCCAGTAAATTATCTTGGAACAACAGTAGTGGATCTGACGGTCTTGAAAGCATGCACTTTTTTCCTGATAG ATTCATCTCACGACAAGATCTAATAGACTGGAGAGCTCAGTTGGAGTATGATTTCTTTTCTGGGGTAACTGACCAG ATATCAATTAAAAAAGCAGGTTATATGGATGTGAAGCGGGTCACTTCTCCAGCAGTTTATGTGGACATGTTGGCAGGGGATAGGAGTATACTTAGAACAGTGTTTG GACAGAGCAAGCGATTTCAGCCAAACAAGCCTTCCACAATAGCACAAGCGGCAGTGGCTCTGACAAGTGGTAGGATGAAGGAAGCAATATCGGCTGAACTGTTGAGAATAGAAGCCGAACATTCTTCCAGGCAGGCTGAGGCAGAAGAAATCAGATCTGAGTTGCTTAGTCGCGGAGACATACAGAGGTTTTGGGATGAGAAGCTTAATGATGAGAAAAACCGTGGTTTAGATGTAGAGAGGCTTTATCATATGGAAGTAAAGAATTTGGAAGAAGAGGAGATCAATCAAGATAAATTATATACTGAgtatttgaaagaaaagtcaGCTATGGATTGTCAGAAGCAGTTGCTGCTTAGCTTGAAGAAAGAAGTTGATGAGATATCAGAAAAAGTTGCTTCTGAGAGAGTCCGATATGTAGATGAAAGGCTTGTAGTACAGAATTTGCTTAAAGATTTAGAATTCAAGCTTGAAGAATTGCTTGACACCAAATCCACTCTAGAAGCTGAAAAAGAAGCTCTTCAGATTCTTAG ATCTTGGGTGGAGGACGAGGCAAGGAGAAGCCAAGCTCGGGCAGCTGTTCTCGAAGAGGTAGGGCGAAGATGGAAATGGGATGACCAAGCTTGA
- the LOC108335974 gene encoding uncharacterized protein LOC108335974 isoform X2, producing MWFATSSPSFLLFLPTTIPSLPHSLRPLSLPRRPLSASLSWAPPSADQSDDFRGWALPEAPAQTDNKVAVFPSYAVVGFGTSLALLLACFAASRKGFDFRFARPLQGMWSDVETRRCQNDTPEFDVSGGSKSTASEASTEDVPDTLTETGKYAVEKPERVVIAVSVDSTQEEALSVLKSLKIIEDDVEANELCTRRELARWLVKLNSSLERNPKHKIAPIVSLSGSVVIAFDDIGIDDPDFKSIQVLAEAGVIPSKLSWNNSSGSDGLESMHFFPDRFISRQDLIDWRAQLEYDFFSGVTDQISIKKAGYMDVKRVTSPAVYVDMLAGDRSILRTVFGQSKRFQPNKPSTIAQAAVALTSGRMKEAISAELLRIEAEHSSRQAEAEEIRSELLSRGDIQRFWDEKLNDEKNRGLDVERLYHMEVKNLEEEEINQDKLYTEYLKEKSAMDCQKQLLLSLKKEVDEISEKVASERVRYVDERLVVQNLLKDLEFKLEELLDTKSTLEAEKEALQILRSWVEDEARRSQARAAVLEEVGRRWKWDDQA from the exons ATGTGGTTCGCAACATCCTCCCCTTCCTTCCTTCTCTTCCTTCCCACCACCATCCCTTCTCTTCCCCATTCCCTCCGCCCCCTCTCCCTCCCTCGCCGCCCCCTTTCCGCCTCCCTCTCTTGGGCGCCTCCGTCCGCCGACCAGTCCGATGACTTCCGCGGTTGGGCCCTCCCGGAGGCTCCTGCCCAAACCGACAACAAAG TTGCAGTGTTTCCTTCTTATGCAGTTGTGGGCTTCGGCACTTCACTCGCTCTTCTACTCGCTTGTTTTGCTGCTTCCAGGAAAG GTTTTGATTTTCGATTCGCGAGGCCGTTGCAAGGGATGTGGAGTGACGTGGAGACTCGGCGTTGTCAAAACGACACCCCGGAGTTTGACGTTTCTGGTGGGAGCAAGTCAACGGCGTCCGAGGCCAGCACGGAGGACGTGCCTGATACCCTTACGGAAACTGGTAAATACG CTGTAGAAAAACCTGAACGAGTTGTGATCGCGGTTTCTGTGGATTCTACCCAAGAAGAAGCATTGTCAGTCTTAAAGTCACTGAAG ATAATTGAAGATGACGTGGAAGCCAATGAACTGTGTACCAGAAGAGAATTAGCTAGATGGCTAGTTAAATTGAATTCATCCTTGGAAAG GAATCCTAAACACAAGATTGCTCCTATAGTATCACTTTCTGGGTCTGTAGTCATTGCATTTGATGATATTGGTATTGATGACCCGGACTTCAAATCCATACAAG ttTTAGCAGAAGCCGGTGTGATCCCCAGTAAATTATCTTGGAACAACAGTAGTGGATCTGACGGTCTTGAAAGCATGCACTTTTTTCCTGATAG ATTCATCTCACGACAAGATCTAATAGACTGGAGAGCTCAGTTGGAGTATGATTTCTTTTCTGGGGTAACTGACCAG ATATCAATTAAAAAAGCAGGTTATATGGATGTGAAGCGGGTCACTTCTCCAGCAGTTTATGTGGACATGTTGGCAGGGGATAGGAGTATACTTAGAACAGTGTTTG GACAGAGCAAGCGATTTCAGCCAAACAAGCCTTCCACAATAGCACAAGCGGCAGTGGCTCTGACAAGTGGTAGGATGAAGGAAGCAATATCGGCTGAACTGTTGAGAATAGAAGCCGAACATTCTTCCAGGCAGGCTGAGGCAGAAGAAATCAGATCTGAGTTGCTTAGTCGCGGAGACATACAGAGGTTTTGGGATGAGAAGCTTAATGATGAGAAAAACCGTGGTTTAGATGTAGAGAGGCTTTATCATATGGAAGTAAAGAATTTGGAAGAAGAGGAGATCAATCAAGATAAATTATATACTGAgtatttgaaagaaaagtcaGCTATGGATTGTCAGAAGCAGTTGCTGCTTAGCTTGAAGAAAGAAGTTGATGAGATATCAGAAAAAGTTGCTTCTGAGAGAGTCCGATATGTAGATGAAAGGCTTGTAGTACAGAATTTGCTTAAAGATTTAGAATTCAAGCTTGAAGAATTGCTTGACACCAAATCCACTCTAGAAGCTGAAAAAGAAGCTCTTCAGATTCTTAG ATCTTGGGTGGAGGACGAGGCAAGGAGAAGCCAAGCTCGGGCAGCTGTTCTCGAAGAGGTAGGGCGAAGATGGAAATGGGATGACCAAGCTTGA
- the LOC108335974 gene encoding uncharacterized protein LOC108335974 isoform X3 has translation MWFATSSPSFLLFLPTTIPSLPHSLRPLSLPRRPLSASLSWAPPSADQSDDFRGWALPEAPAQTDNKVAVFPSYAVVGFGTSLALLLACFAASRKGFDFRFARPLQGMWSDVETRRCQNDTPEFDVSGGSKSTASEASTEDVPDTLTETVAVEKPERVVIAVSVDSTQEEALSVLKSLKIIEDDVEANELCTRRELARWLVKLNSSLERNPKHKIAPIVSLSGSVVIAFDDIGIDDPDFKSIQVLAEAGVIPSKLSWNNSSGSDGLESMHFFPDRFISRQDLIDWRAQLEYDFFSGVTDQISIKKAGYMDVKRVTSPAVYVDMLAGDRSILRTVFGQSKRFQPNKPSTIAQAAVALTSGRMKEAISAELLRIEAEHSSRQAEAEEIRSELLSRGDIQRFWDEKLNDEKNRGLDVERLYHMEVKNLEEEEINQDKLYTEYLKEKSAMDCQKQLLLSLKKEVDEISEKVASERVRYVDERLVVQNLLKDLEFKLEELLDTKSTLEAEKEALQILRSWVEDEARRSQARAAVLEEVGRRWKWDDQA, from the exons ATGTGGTTCGCAACATCCTCCCCTTCCTTCCTTCTCTTCCTTCCCACCACCATCCCTTCTCTTCCCCATTCCCTCCGCCCCCTCTCCCTCCCTCGCCGCCCCCTTTCCGCCTCCCTCTCTTGGGCGCCTCCGTCCGCCGACCAGTCCGATGACTTCCGCGGTTGGGCCCTCCCGGAGGCTCCTGCCCAAACCGACAACAAAG TTGCAGTGTTTCCTTCTTATGCAGTTGTGGGCTTCGGCACTTCACTCGCTCTTCTACTCGCTTGTTTTGCTGCTTCCAGGAAAG GTTTTGATTTTCGATTCGCGAGGCCGTTGCAAGGGATGTGGAGTGACGTGGAGACTCGGCGTTGTCAAAACGACACCCCGGAGTTTGACGTTTCTGGTGGGAGCAAGTCAACGGCGTCCGAGGCCAGCACGGAGGACGTGCCTGATACCCTTACGGAAACTG TAGCTGTAGAAAAACCTGAACGAGTTGTGATCGCGGTTTCTGTGGATTCTACCCAAGAAGAAGCATTGTCAGTCTTAAAGTCACTGAAG ATAATTGAAGATGACGTGGAAGCCAATGAACTGTGTACCAGAAGAGAATTAGCTAGATGGCTAGTTAAATTGAATTCATCCTTGGAAAG GAATCCTAAACACAAGATTGCTCCTATAGTATCACTTTCTGGGTCTGTAGTCATTGCATTTGATGATATTGGTATTGATGACCCGGACTTCAAATCCATACAAG ttTTAGCAGAAGCCGGTGTGATCCCCAGTAAATTATCTTGGAACAACAGTAGTGGATCTGACGGTCTTGAAAGCATGCACTTTTTTCCTGATAG ATTCATCTCACGACAAGATCTAATAGACTGGAGAGCTCAGTTGGAGTATGATTTCTTTTCTGGGGTAACTGACCAG ATATCAATTAAAAAAGCAGGTTATATGGATGTGAAGCGGGTCACTTCTCCAGCAGTTTATGTGGACATGTTGGCAGGGGATAGGAGTATACTTAGAACAGTGTTTG GACAGAGCAAGCGATTTCAGCCAAACAAGCCTTCCACAATAGCACAAGCGGCAGTGGCTCTGACAAGTGGTAGGATGAAGGAAGCAATATCGGCTGAACTGTTGAGAATAGAAGCCGAACATTCTTCCAGGCAGGCTGAGGCAGAAGAAATCAGATCTGAGTTGCTTAGTCGCGGAGACATACAGAGGTTTTGGGATGAGAAGCTTAATGATGAGAAAAACCGTGGTTTAGATGTAGAGAGGCTTTATCATATGGAAGTAAAGAATTTGGAAGAAGAGGAGATCAATCAAGATAAATTATATACTGAgtatttgaaagaaaagtcaGCTATGGATTGTCAGAAGCAGTTGCTGCTTAGCTTGAAGAAAGAAGTTGATGAGATATCAGAAAAAGTTGCTTCTGAGAGAGTCCGATATGTAGATGAAAGGCTTGTAGTACAGAATTTGCTTAAAGATTTAGAATTCAAGCTTGAAGAATTGCTTGACACCAAATCCACTCTAGAAGCTGAAAAAGAAGCTCTTCAGATTCTTAG ATCTTGGGTGGAGGACGAGGCAAGGAGAAGCCAAGCTCGGGCAGCTGTTCTCGAAGAGGTAGGGCGAAGATGGAAATGGGATGACCAAGCTTGA
- the LOC108335020 gene encoding uncharacterized protein LOC108335020, translating to MASWNLPSSSSSQFIDEEPLILDNVDDFSTDDELDNILEDDNNDEGHITQISAQIIPELNQGMQFQSKEETILAIKHYHITNGYKYSVVESKPNIYVIRCLEYHNGCQWRLRAAYSKVRKYWEIKNIDGQHSCFSTILSQDHTNLDSTHIATIISNSIRTNPSIPVKSLIADIKGRFGYSVSYRKAWIAKQKALAMEFGDWEDSYNHMPRWLHAVKEANLGTILQCIGYPVNIDGETDDNCYIMERVFWSFGPCIEGFKYCKPIIQVDGTFLTGKYHGNLLTAIGQDGNRNIFPLAFAIVEGETKEALIWFFQLLREHLCHQQNICIITDRGKGILSALRSDEVGWEQDAYEVKQPTVTAKLAALRNQYPQQVQWIDKIPLQKWSQAFDGGRRYGHMTTNLAECTNSILKGARSLPICALIRTTFERTQSWFVERGLKANSMLQAGHQYPEQIADIIRKNQQQSAYCHVHRYNRENSKFDVQEISTPHHYRPIPLSYKVNLNEWWCDCGHFQATRLPCHHVIVVCAFSHIPLTQVIDPVYSLNNIFKAYEVQFHPIQNEDYWSLYTGPNFKPDPKMRRKASGRPSTNRLHNEMDQANPDNPKRCSYCRNEGHHRGNCPFRQ from the exons atgGCATCATGGAACTtgccatcatcttcatcatcgcAGTTCATTGATGAAGAACCTTTAATATTGGATAACGTTGATGACTTCAGCACAGATGATGAATTAGACAACATACTCGAAGATGACAACAACGACGAAGGCCACATAACACAAATATCTGCACAAATAATTCCAGAGTTGAATCAAGGTATGCAGTTCCAGTCAAAGGAGGAAACTATTCTTGCAATCAAACATTATCACATTACAAACGGTTACAAATACAGCGTCGTTGAGTCCAAACCCAACATTTATGTTATTCGTTGTCTGGAATATCACAACGGTTGTCAATGGCGTCTGAGGGCAGCTTATAGCAAAGTCCGTAAATATTGGGAAATCAAAAATATAGACGGACAACATTCGTGTTTCTCAACAATACTATCTCAAGATCATACAAATCTTGATAGTACTCACATTGCCACGATCATATCCAATTCAATCCGGACAAACCCATCCATTCCTGTCAAGAGTTTGATTGCAGATATTAAGGGTCGATTCGGATATTCTGTGTCGTACAGAAAAGCTTGGATCGCTAAACAGAAGGCTCTTGCTATGGAGTTTGGAGATTGGGAGGACTCTTATAACCACATGCCGAGGTGGTTGCATGCCGTCAAGGAAGCAAACCTAGGTACAATTTTACAATGCATTGGTTATCCTGTGAATATTGATGGAGAAACCGACGATAATTGCTATATTATGGAAAGAGTTTTCTGGTCTTTCGGTCCTTGCATAGAAGGATTCAAATACTGTAAACCCATTATCCAAGTTGATGGCACATTTCTCACGGGTAAATATCATGGAAATTTGCTAACCGCCATTGGTCAAGATGGCAATAGAAATATTTTCCCGCTCGCCTTTGCCATTGTAGAAGGTGAGACAAAGGAGGCCTTGATATGGTTTTTTCAACTACTTCGAGAACATCTTTGtcatcaacaaaatatttgcatCATCACTGACAGAGGAAAGGGTATACTATCCGCCTTAAGATCAGATGAAGTTGGTTGGGAACAAGATG CTTACGAGGTCAAGCAACCAACTGTTACGGCAAAACTTGCTGCATTGAGAAACCAATACCCACAACAAGTTCAATGGATAGATAAAATTCCATTACAAAAATGGTCTCAGGCTTTTGATGGAGGGAGAAGATATGGACATATGACGACTAATCTTGCTGAGTGCACCAACTCCATTTTAAAGGGAGCACGTTCATTGCCAATATGTGCTCTCATCAGAACAACATTTGAGAGGACACAATCATGGTTTGTTGAACGCGGATTAAAGGCGAACTCTATGCTACAAGCAGGACACCAATATCCTGAACAAATCGCCGACATCATTAggaaaaatcaacaacaatccGCATATTGTCATGTTCATCGCTACAATCGTGAAAATTCTAAATTTGATGTTCAAGAAATTTCAACACCTCACCACTACCGCCCTATTCCACTATCCTACAAGGTCAACCTAAATGAATGGTGGTGTGATTGTGGACACTTCCAGGCTACTCGTCTCCCATGTCATCATGTCATTGTTGTTTGTGCATTTTCGCATATCCCACTAACCCAAGTAATCGATCCAGTATACAGTCTTAACAACATTTTCAAGGCATACGAAGTACAATTTCACCCAATCCAAAATGAAGACTATTGGTCTCTGTATACAGGTCCAAACTTCAAACCAGATCCTAAAATGCGACGCAAAGCATCCGGAAGACCATCTACAAATAGGCTTCATAATGAAATGGATCAAGCCAATCCAGATAACCCAAAAAGATGCTCTTACTGCCGCAACGAAGGTCATCATAGGGGAAATTGTCCTTTTCGCCAATAG
- the LOC108335974 gene encoding uncharacterized protein LOC108335974 isoform X1 produces the protein MWFATSSPSFLLFLPTTIPSLPHSLRPLSLPRRPLSASLSWAPPSADQSDDFRGWALPEAPAQTDNKVAVFPSYAVVGFGTSLALLLACFAASRKGFDFRFARPLQGMWSDVETRRCQNDTPEFDVSGGSKSTASEASTEDVPDTLTETGKYVAVEKPERVVIAVSVDSTQEEALSVLKSLKIIEDDVEANELCTRRELARWLVKLNSSLERNPKHKIAPIVSLSGSVVIAFDDIGIDDPDFKSIQVLAEAGVIPSKLSWNNSSGSDGLESMHFFPDRFISRQDLIDWRAQLEYDFFSGVTDQISIKKAGYMDVKRVTSPAVYVDMLAGDRSILRTVFGQSKRFQPNKPSTIAQAAVALTSGRMKEAISAELLRIEAEHSSRQAEAEEIRSELLSRGDIQRFWDEKLNDEKNRGLDVERLYHMEVKNLEEEEINQDKLYTEYLKEKSAMDCQKQLLLSLKKEVDEISEKVASERVRYVDERLVVQNLLKDLEFKLEELLDTKSTLEAEKEALQILRSWVEDEARRSQARAAVLEEVGRRWKWDDQA, from the exons ATGTGGTTCGCAACATCCTCCCCTTCCTTCCTTCTCTTCCTTCCCACCACCATCCCTTCTCTTCCCCATTCCCTCCGCCCCCTCTCCCTCCCTCGCCGCCCCCTTTCCGCCTCCCTCTCTTGGGCGCCTCCGTCCGCCGACCAGTCCGATGACTTCCGCGGTTGGGCCCTCCCGGAGGCTCCTGCCCAAACCGACAACAAAG TTGCAGTGTTTCCTTCTTATGCAGTTGTGGGCTTCGGCACTTCACTCGCTCTTCTACTCGCTTGTTTTGCTGCTTCCAGGAAAG GTTTTGATTTTCGATTCGCGAGGCCGTTGCAAGGGATGTGGAGTGACGTGGAGACTCGGCGTTGTCAAAACGACACCCCGGAGTTTGACGTTTCTGGTGGGAGCAAGTCAACGGCGTCCGAGGCCAGCACGGAGGACGTGCCTGATACCCTTACGGAAACTGGTAAATACG TAGCTGTAGAAAAACCTGAACGAGTTGTGATCGCGGTTTCTGTGGATTCTACCCAAGAAGAAGCATTGTCAGTCTTAAAGTCACTGAAG ATAATTGAAGATGACGTGGAAGCCAATGAACTGTGTACCAGAAGAGAATTAGCTAGATGGCTAGTTAAATTGAATTCATCCTTGGAAAG GAATCCTAAACACAAGATTGCTCCTATAGTATCACTTTCTGGGTCTGTAGTCATTGCATTTGATGATATTGGTATTGATGACCCGGACTTCAAATCCATACAAG ttTTAGCAGAAGCCGGTGTGATCCCCAGTAAATTATCTTGGAACAACAGTAGTGGATCTGACGGTCTTGAAAGCATGCACTTTTTTCCTGATAG ATTCATCTCACGACAAGATCTAATAGACTGGAGAGCTCAGTTGGAGTATGATTTCTTTTCTGGGGTAACTGACCAG ATATCAATTAAAAAAGCAGGTTATATGGATGTGAAGCGGGTCACTTCTCCAGCAGTTTATGTGGACATGTTGGCAGGGGATAGGAGTATACTTAGAACAGTGTTTG GACAGAGCAAGCGATTTCAGCCAAACAAGCCTTCCACAATAGCACAAGCGGCAGTGGCTCTGACAAGTGGTAGGATGAAGGAAGCAATATCGGCTGAACTGTTGAGAATAGAAGCCGAACATTCTTCCAGGCAGGCTGAGGCAGAAGAAATCAGATCTGAGTTGCTTAGTCGCGGAGACATACAGAGGTTTTGGGATGAGAAGCTTAATGATGAGAAAAACCGTGGTTTAGATGTAGAGAGGCTTTATCATATGGAAGTAAAGAATTTGGAAGAAGAGGAGATCAATCAAGATAAATTATATACTGAgtatttgaaagaaaagtcaGCTATGGATTGTCAGAAGCAGTTGCTGCTTAGCTTGAAGAAAGAAGTTGATGAGATATCAGAAAAAGTTGCTTCTGAGAGAGTCCGATATGTAGATGAAAGGCTTGTAGTACAGAATTTGCTTAAAGATTTAGAATTCAAGCTTGAAGAATTGCTTGACACCAAATCCACTCTAGAAGCTGAAAAAGAAGCTCTTCAGATTCTTAG ATCTTGGGTGGAGGACGAGGCAAGGAGAAGCCAAGCTCGGGCAGCTGTTCTCGAAGAGGTAGGGCGAAGATGGAAATGGGATGACCAAGCTTGA